The following proteins are encoded in a genomic region of Streptococcus equi subsp. equi:
- a CDS encoding type I restriction- system specificity subunit, with amino-acid sequence MEAMIAAYLADHREKIPLGQVVDCFKGKAVSRKAEAGEFGLINLSDMGQLGIDYHQVRAFHMDRRQLLRYILEDGDVLIASKGTVQKVCVFHKQEREMVASSNITVLRPQRVLRGYYIKFFLESAIGQALLKAADHGKDVINLSTKALLDIPVPVIPLVKQDYLINQYLRGLHDYQRKVNRAEQEWQFIQNEIQKGLG; translated from the coding sequence ATGGAAGCGATGATAGCTGCCTATTTGGCTGATCATAGAGAAAAGATACCACTTGGTCAGGTTGTTGATTGCTTTAAGGGGAAGGCTGTTTCTCGTAAGGCTGAGGCTGGTGAATTTGGTTTGATTAATCTGTCTGATATGGGACAGCTAGGAATTGACTATCATCAGGTTAGAGCCTTTCATATGGATAGACGACAACTATTGCGCTATATCTTAGAGGATGGAGATGTCTTGATTGCCTCAAAGGGGACTGTTCAGAAGGTTTGTGTTTTTCATAAGCAAGAAAGGGAAATGGTAGCGTCCTCTAATATCACAGTGCTGCGTCCTCAGAGGGTTTTGCGAGGCTATTATATTAAGTTCTTTTTGGAGTCTGCTATTGGTCAAGCCTTGTTAAAGGCGGCGGATCATGGAAAGGACGTGATTAACCTATCGACCAAGGCTTTACTTGATATCCCTGTACCAGTGATTCCTTTGGTTAAGCAGGATTATTTGATTAATCAATATTTGCGAGGCCTGCATGACTATCAACGGAAAGTAAACAGAGCTGAGCAGGAGTGGCAGTTTATTCAAAATGAAATTCAAAAAGGCTTGGGCTAG
- a CDS encoding transposase — protein MAFIKTTTNKEGRTHVYLVEGYRKDGKVKQRILKKFGLLDELELEEPGILERLKREAKEDTLNNPKVLQVSYDLLAPMNQPDQSYGWMVLDNLFESLGLTAFLKGIKTKSEYDLVQVLKLLVFQRILRPDSKLATYASQADLFGHWDISLNAIYRSLNKLNTLKDDLQHHLHKVVSQMIKREASLVFYDVTNYYFETDIPDNELVSENGEILQEGLRRRGPSKEHRPKPIVQLGLFRDTNGIPISYKLFRGNQTDPVTYLPAVEEVKKQFGIERLIVVADKAMNSMANVSEMLKQEDGWLFSQKHRGRRGAPKDIQEHILDSSDWQFNPELTFAKKSYIRERKLGNKKSSPVVQEKVLITWSKKYADRERIRREGALDYASQLTNAELFRRTSKKGGKKYLELQYLDKETGEVKPYSPLITIDQEQADFDAQFDGINVLVTSEIEMTDEEMLNAYKELAKIEDCFRVTRTELESRPVYVWTEKHIQAHFLTCFIALVHLRLLQHQIDWQMSPERIITALNSAKVTPLQDNYYRLQESLDMQELNRLLGIEWAKGIVKFEELKHYAKNPYTTLK, from the coding sequence ATGGCTTTTATTAAAACAACAACGAATAAAGAAGGTAGGACGCATGTCTACCTTGTAGAAGGGTATCGTAAAGATGGTAAGGTCAAACAGCGTATCCTTAAAAAATTTGGTCTCTTAGATGAGCTTGAATTGGAAGAACCAGGGATTCTTGAGCGTCTTAAGCGCGAAGCTAAAGAAGATACTTTAAATAACCCTAAGGTACTCCAGGTTTCCTATGACCTCCTTGCCCCCATGAACCAACCGGATCAATCTTATGGTTGGATGGTTTTGGATAATCTCTTCGAATCTCTGGGGCTCACAGCCTTTTTAAAGGGTATCAAAACGAAGTCTGAGTATGACTTAGTGCAAGTGCTAAAGCTATTAGTTTTTCAGAGAATTCTCCGACCAGATAGTAAACTTGCCACCTATGCCTCTCAAGCAGACTTATTTGGCCATTGGGACATCAGCTTAAATGCCATTTATCGCTCCTTGAACAAATTGAACACCTTGAAAGATGATCTTCAACATCATCTTCACAAGGTAGTGAGTCAGATGATCAAACGTGAAGCCAGTCTCGTTTTCTACGATGTCACCAATTATTATTTTGAGACAGATATTCCAGATAACGAGTTGGTTTCAGAAAATGGAGAGATACTACAAGAAGGGCTTCGAAGACGTGGTCCGAGTAAGGAACACCGTCCAAAACCCATTGTGCAATTAGGACTCTTTAGGGATACCAACGGTATTCCGATTAGCTATAAACTGTTTCGAGGTAATCAAACCGATCCTGTTACCTATCTTCCAGCGGTTGAGGAAGTCAAAAAACAATTTGGAATTGAGCGGTTAATTGTAGTCGCCGATAAGGCGATGAATAGTATGGCTAATGTTTCAGAAATGCTCAAGCAAGAAGATGGCTGGCTCTTCTCACAGAAACATCGCGGACGCCGAGGAGCTCCAAAAGATATTCAAGAACACATCCTTGATTCATCGGATTGGCAATTTAACCCAGAACTTACCTTCGCTAAGAAATCTTATATCCGTGAACGGAAGTTAGGGAATAAAAAATCTTCCCCAGTGGTTCAAGAGAAGGTTCTCATCACTTGGTCTAAAAAATATGCCGACCGGGAGCGCATTCGTCGTGAAGGTGCTTTAGACTATGCCAGTCAGTTAACCAATGCGGAGCTTTTTCGTAGAACCAGTAAAAAGGGAGGCAAGAAATACCTAGAGCTCCAATATTTGGATAAAGAAACTGGCGAGGTTAAACCCTACTCTCCTTTGATTACGATTGATCAAGAACAGGCTGATTTTGATGCTCAGTTTGATGGGATTAATGTGCTTGTCACGAGTGAAATAGAGATGACTGATGAGGAGATGTTAAATGCCTATAAAGAGCTAGCCAAGATTGAAGATTGTTTCCGTGTGACGAGAACAGAACTGGAAAGTCGTCCTGTTTACGTTTGGACGGAAAAACACATTCAAGCTCACTTTCTAACCTGTTTCATTGCTTTAGTTCATCTACGCCTCCTTCAACATCAGATAGATTGGCAGATGAGTCCTGAACGTATCATTACTGCCTTAAACAGTGCCAAGGTAACACCGTTACAAGATAACTACTACAGACTTCAAGAAAGCCTTGATATGCAGGAGTTAAACAGACTGCTAGGAATTGAATGGGCGAAGGGAATCGTTAAGTTTGAAGAGCTCAAACATTACGCTAAAAATCCATATACAACACTAAAATAA
- the ribF gene encoding bifunctional riboflavin kinase/FMN adenylyltransferase codes for MDIQHIKSYQEIDESADTVLVLGYFDGLHRGHKALFDKAKEISRQESLKIVTLTFHESPQLAFTRFSPDFLRHITYPEKRYEKFAEYGVDKLYLLDFTTSFSKLSSDDFIDHYIGRLRVRHIVVGFDYHFGCDHADSHYLAKRIKGTVYSISEVKEDQIKISSTRIRSLITAGDVAKANQLLGYELSTRGMVVHGDARGRTIGFPTANLAPIDRTYLPADGVYVTDVLVRGKRYRSMTSIGKNITFGGKELRLEANIFDFNEDIYGETLEIIWLDRIREMNKFSDVSTFISQLKQDKEAAINWKKDSQGY; via the coding sequence ATGGATATACAACACATTAAAAGCTATCAGGAGATTGATGAATCAGCTGATACCGTTTTAGTCTTAGGCTACTTTGATGGTCTGCACCGAGGTCACAAGGCTCTATTTGATAAGGCAAAGGAAATATCACGTCAGGAAAGCCTAAAAATAGTCACCTTGACCTTCCATGAGTCCCCTCAGCTGGCCTTTACACGCTTTTCTCCTGATTTTTTACGACACATTACCTATCCAGAAAAAAGGTATGAAAAATTTGCTGAGTATGGTGTTGATAAGCTTTATTTGCTTGATTTTACCACGTCATTTTCAAAACTATCCTCTGATGATTTCATTGACCACTATATTGGGCGTTTAAGGGTAAGGCATATCGTTGTAGGCTTTGATTATCACTTTGGGTGTGATCACGCAGATAGTCATTACTTAGCTAAACGGATAAAAGGAACCGTTTATAGCATTTCAGAGGTCAAAGAAGACCAGATCAAAATCTCATCAACACGTATCAGAAGTCTGATTACAGCAGGAGATGTCGCTAAGGCTAATCAGCTGCTTGGCTATGAGCTTTCAACAAGAGGAATGGTTGTGCATGGTGATGCGCGTGGGCGAACCATTGGTTTTCCGACTGCCAATCTTGCACCTATTGATAGGACCTATCTGCCAGCTGATGGTGTTTACGTGACAGATGTGCTGGTTAGAGGAAAGCGCTATCGGTCTATGACGAGTATCGGCAAGAACATTACCTTTGGTGGTAAAGAGCTGCGATTAGAGGCAAATATTTTTGATTTTAATGAGGACATTTATGGAGAAACTCTTGAAATTATTTGGCTAGATAGGATTCGTGAGATGAATAAATTTAGTGATGTTAGCACCTTTATCAGCCAACTAAAGCAGGATAAAGAAGCTGCCATAAATTGGAAAAAAGATAGCCAAGGCTATTAA
- the fadR gene encoding TetR family transcriptional regulator, producing the protein MTTRHTPTKAYLKQALVSLLTEKSFETITVSDLTKKAGVNRGTFYLHYRDKHDMMTHLINDTLDDLYQLLNDPHIFTDTRLVLKEALAYIIDNLPFIAAMANSSYLNFSQILKDFIYQFLTTIDGFQEIITKHYQIPYHYALEVYLASIESLISYWISHDCQETTDDMTAIILKTVGFEKVI; encoded by the coding sequence ATGACAACAAGACACACACCAACCAAGGCCTATTTGAAGCAGGCACTTGTCAGTCTTTTGACAGAAAAGAGCTTTGAGACCATTACCGTTTCTGACTTAACCAAAAAAGCTGGTGTCAATAGAGGCACCTTTTATCTGCATTACAGGGATAAACATGATATGATGACTCATCTCATAAATGACACCTTAGACGATTTATACCAGCTCCTAAATGACCCTCATATTTTTACAGATACTAGACTCGTTCTAAAGGAAGCCCTCGCTTATATCATTGATAATCTTCCCTTTATTGCTGCTATGGCTAACTCCAGTTATTTGAATTTTTCACAAATACTCAAGGATTTTATTTATCAATTTTTGACCACTATTGATGGCTTTCAAGAAATCATCACCAAGCACTATCAGATCCCTTATCACTACGCGCTTGAGGTTTATCTAGCCAGTATTGAAAGTCTGATTAGCTACTGGATTAGTCATGACTGTCAAGAAACAACCGATGACATGACAGCTATTATCCTGAAAACTGTTGGCTTTGAAAAAGTAATCTAG
- the lolD_2 gene encoding ABC transporter ATP-binding protein has protein sequence MSYIEMRSSSKTYQIGETTVKANDEVSFEIERGELVIILGASGAGKSTVLNILGGMDSNDQGQVIIDGKDISTYSKKALTSYRRYEVGFVFQFYNLVPNLTAKENVELAADIVADALDPTTVLNEVGLGGRLEHFPAQLSGGEQQRVSIARALAKNPKLLLCDEPTGALDYQTGKQILRLLQDMAHDKGRTVIVVTHNTALAPIADRVIYMHDGRVTKTVLNKQPLDIDRITY, from the coding sequence GTGTCCTATATTGAAATGAGGTCCTCTTCAAAGACCTACCAGATTGGAGAAACAACTGTTAAGGCTAATGATGAGGTATCCTTTGAGATTGAAAGAGGGGAGCTTGTGATCATTTTAGGAGCCTCTGGTGCAGGCAAGTCCACAGTGCTTAATATTTTAGGCGGCATGGATAGCAATGACCAAGGTCAGGTCATAATAGACGGCAAGGACATCTCGACCTATAGTAAAAAGGCATTGACCAGCTACCGTCGTTACGAGGTTGGCTTTGTTTTTCAATTTTACAATCTGGTGCCAAATCTGACAGCAAAGGAAAATGTTGAGCTGGCGGCTGATATTGTGGCAGATGCACTTGATCCGACTACTGTCTTAAATGAGGTGGGGCTAGGAGGACGTTTGGAGCATTTCCCAGCACAGCTATCAGGAGGTGAGCAGCAAAGGGTGTCTATTGCTCGTGCCTTGGCTAAAAATCCTAAGTTGTTGCTTTGTGATGAGCCAACAGGGGCTTTAGATTATCAAACCGGCAAGCAAATTTTAAGATTGCTTCAAGATATGGCGCACGACAAGGGCAGGACAGTTATTGTGGTGACGCATAATACTGCTCTAGCGCCTATTGCTGATCGGGTCATTTATATGCATGACGGTCGTGTGACCAAGACAGTGCTTAATAAGCAGCCGCTTGATATTGATAGGATAACGTATTGA
- a CDS encoding Serine/threonine-protein kinase MRCK beta — protein MKELKCPHCHTLFTVNESDYSQILAQVRGQEFDKELAQRLESEMKLQEARANNRFQEVLTKKEQAIQSLTNRLERIEQEQAYLRQQELAQKDKELLELHNQLDKLELEQQSRLQSALTVVEKERDHLKNQLVLQEKESELSLASVRSDYEVQLKAVNEQVEFYKNFKAQQSTKAIGESLELYAETEFNKVRSYAFPNASFTKDNQVSHRGSKGDYIYRELDNNGVEILSIMFEMKNEVDTTKTKHKNSDFFKELDKDRREKNCEYAVLVTMLEADNDYYNAGIVDVSHDYDKMYVVRPQLFIHLIGLLRNAALNSLKYKQELALVREQHIDITHFEEDLEHFKHAFAKNYQSASNNFKKAVDEIDKSIKRMEEVKRFLTTSENQLRLANNKLDDVSVKKLTRNNPTMRDKFQAIKP, from the coding sequence ATGAAAGAACTAAAATGTCCTCATTGCCATACCTTATTTACGGTCAATGAGTCTGACTATAGTCAGATTTTAGCACAGGTACGAGGTCAAGAGTTTGACAAGGAGTTGGCACAGCGCTTAGAAAGTGAGATGAAGCTGCAAGAAGCAAGGGCCAATAACCGCTTCCAAGAGGTGCTTACTAAAAAGGAGCAGGCTATTCAAAGCCTGACCAACCGCTTGGAGCGTATTGAGCAGGAACAGGCCTATTTGAGGCAACAGGAGCTAGCCCAAAAGGATAAAGAGCTCCTAGAGCTTCACAATCAGCTAGATAAGCTAGAGCTTGAGCAGCAATCAAGGCTCCAGTCTGCCCTTACAGTTGTTGAAAAGGAACGTGATCACCTAAAAAATCAGCTCGTGCTGCAGGAAAAAGAAAGCGAACTTTCTCTAGCCTCTGTGCGCAGTGATTATGAGGTGCAGTTAAAGGCTGTCAATGAGCAGGTTGAGTTTTACAAGAATTTTAAAGCGCAGCAGTCAACTAAAGCTATTGGAGAGAGCTTAGAGCTGTATGCCGAAACCGAGTTTAACAAGGTTCGCAGCTATGCCTTTCCAAATGCCAGTTTTACCAAGGACAATCAAGTGTCTCATCGAGGCTCAAAGGGTGATTATATTTACCGAGAGCTAGACAATAATGGTGTTGAAATTCTCTCAATCATGTTTGAAATGAAAAATGAGGTTGACACGACCAAGACCAAGCATAAAAATAGTGATTTCTTTAAGGAATTAGATAAGGATCGCCGGGAAAAGAATTGTGAATATGCTGTTCTTGTTACCATGCTTGAAGCAGACAATGATTATTACAATGCAGGAATTGTTGATGTCAGTCATGACTATGACAAAATGTATGTGGTTCGGCCTCAGCTCTTTATTCATCTCATCGGATTGCTGCGTAACGCTGCTCTTAATAGCTTAAAATATAAGCAAGAACTGGCGCTTGTCAGGGAGCAGCACATTGATATTACACATTTTGAGGAGGACCTAGAGCATTTTAAGCATGCTTTTGCTAAAAACTACCAGTCTGCAAGCAATAACTTTAAAAAAGCCGTTGATGAAATTGATAAGTCCATCAAGCGTATGGAGGAGGTCAAGCGCTTTCTAACAACTAGCGAAAATCAGCTGCGTTTAGCCAATAACAAGCTAGATGATGTCTCTGTCAAAAAACTAACCAGAAATAATCCAACCATGCGCGATAAGTTTCAAGCAATCAAGCCCTAG
- a CDS encoding ABC transporter permease produces the protein MKQKTLWKDSFRAIKASKGRFLSLLFLMALGSFALVGLKVAGPNMEKTASHYLEEHQVMDLSILTSHGFSDRDKQELASLKNARLEYASFVDGAFDHQRKAIRLYSMPQSLSQASLVKGDYPSKASDILLSEALSSRYRLGQIITISLKTKGLLKHRSYRVVGFAHSPEIWSKTNLGVSSAGDGNLYAYAYLHPSAFQQGHNLLRIRYDDLRGLNAFSTQYNERLLQHQAELDQILQDNGQERYEEMLNDLNRSLKDSKVKLEEQRTVLKASEDQLALLSGHALEQAQTQLKQGQEELAKKEASLLELAEKQRAAMIKPTYTSYSRSTLPGGEGYQTYATSTQSISHVGNIFPVVLYLVAALVTFTTMARYVDEERTNSGLLKAIGYSDWDITKKFLLYGALAALLGTGLGVLGGTYFLSRLISAILTDALTIGSTQLYFYWSYSVVAVLLALLSAVLTAYMVVRRELFLRPSQLLLPKPPSSGARIWLEHVSFIWRRLSFTYKVTFRNIFRYKQRMLMTVIGVAGSVALLFSGLGIQSSLANSLSYQFGKLTAYDMLVVEAPTAEAHDRQELAQYLKADQIASKKEIYYANLSLKIKDLDNKQTVSLISSDQSTLSPYFSLIGAADRKKLDLPSTGVLISKKLADYYQAHAGDQLELEASNGKRYQLRVSQVIDMTVGHYLFMSKSYYQQVFRDMEASPSYLVTTAKASPSAVKDVASQLLAMPAVQAVSQHSSIVATVTGIVASLDQVMTLLVLLSVLLALVILYHLTNINIAERVRELSTIRVLGFYDKEVTLYIYRETMLLSAVGILIGLWGGSYLHAYIMKVIANDSMSFGRTVDAYVYLVPVGAIVLLLIVLGYMVSYRLRKIDMLEALKSVD, from the coding sequence ATGAAACAAAAAACCTTATGGAAGGATAGTTTTCGAGCAATAAAAGCTAGTAAGGGGCGTTTTTTGTCCTTGCTATTTTTAATGGCTCTAGGCTCCTTTGCCTTGGTTGGCTTAAAGGTGGCTGGTCCCAATATGGAAAAAACTGCTAGTCACTATCTAGAGGAGCATCAGGTTATGGACCTTAGTATCCTAACCTCGCATGGCTTTTCTGATAGAGATAAGCAAGAATTAGCCTCTCTTAAAAATGCAAGACTAGAGTATGCGAGCTTTGTTGATGGTGCTTTTGATCACCAGAGGAAGGCTATTAGGCTTTATTCTATGCCACAAAGCCTATCTCAGGCCAGCTTGGTCAAGGGAGATTACCCTAGCAAGGCTAGCGACATTTTGCTATCTGAAGCTTTATCAAGCCGCTATCGGCTTGGGCAAATAATCACGATAAGCCTAAAAACAAAGGGATTGCTAAAGCATAGATCCTATCGTGTTGTCGGCTTTGCTCATTCTCCAGAAATATGGTCCAAAACAAACTTAGGTGTTTCCTCAGCAGGGGATGGTAATCTCTATGCCTATGCCTACCTTCACCCTAGTGCCTTTCAGCAAGGGCACAATCTCTTACGCATTCGGTATGATGATTTAAGAGGGTTGAATGCCTTTTCAACTCAATACAATGAACGATTGCTACAACACCAAGCAGAGCTTGATCAGATCTTGCAGGACAATGGTCAAGAGCGTTATGAAGAAATGCTCAATGACCTTAATCGCAGCTTGAAAGATAGTAAAGTTAAGCTCGAAGAGCAAAGGACTGTTCTTAAGGCAAGTGAAGACCAGCTGGCTTTGCTAAGTGGTCATGCCTTAGAGCAAGCGCAGACTCAGCTAAAGCAAGGGCAGGAAGAGTTAGCTAAAAAAGAAGCAAGCTTGCTAGAGTTAGCTGAAAAGCAAAGGGCAGCGATGATCAAGCCAACCTATACTAGCTATAGTCGCTCAACGCTGCCAGGTGGTGAGGGTTATCAAACCTATGCCACCTCAACACAGTCCATATCGCATGTTGGAAATATCTTTCCTGTTGTTTTGTATTTGGTTGCGGCCTTAGTTACTTTTACAACAATGGCTCGCTATGTTGACGAAGAACGAACGAACTCAGGCTTACTAAAGGCAATAGGCTATTCTGATTGGGATATTACCAAAAAATTTCTGCTATATGGTGCCTTAGCTGCCTTGTTGGGCACTGGATTAGGAGTTTTAGGAGGGACTTATTTTTTATCTCGGCTCATCTCAGCTATCCTAACAGATGCATTGACTATCGGCTCTACTCAGCTTTATTTTTATTGGAGCTATAGTGTGGTTGCAGTGCTTTTAGCCTTGTTATCTGCTGTTTTGACAGCTTATATGGTGGTGAGACGTGAGCTTTTTCTCAGACCCTCACAACTGTTGCTGCCTAAGCCTCCTAGTAGCGGGGCAAGGATTTGGCTGGAGCATGTCTCCTTTATCTGGCGGCGTTTATCCTTTACCTATAAGGTTACTTTTCGAAATATCTTTCGATATAAGCAAAGAATGCTGATGACAGTAATTGGAGTAGCAGGTTCTGTTGCGCTCTTATTTTCCGGCTTGGGCATTCAATCCTCACTTGCTAATAGCCTAAGCTATCAATTTGGCAAGCTGACAGCCTATGACATGCTCGTGGTAGAAGCTCCAACAGCAGAAGCTCATGATAGGCAGGAGCTGGCACAATATTTGAAGGCAGATCAGATTGCTAGTAAGAAAGAGATTTATTACGCTAACTTATCACTAAAGATAAAAGACTTAGACAACAAGCAAACAGTGTCGTTGATTTCTAGCGATCAGAGCACTCTATCTCCCTATTTTAGCTTGATTGGTGCTGCTGACCGAAAAAAGCTAGACCTTCCAAGTACTGGAGTGCTTATCTCAAAAAAGCTTGCTGACTATTATCAGGCTCATGCAGGAGATCAGCTTGAGCTTGAAGCTAGTAACGGTAAACGCTATCAGTTAAGAGTGAGTCAGGTTATTGACATGACTGTTGGTCATTACTTGTTCATGTCTAAATCTTATTATCAGCAGGTATTTCGGGATATGGAGGCTTCACCATCCTATTTGGTAACAACAGCAAAGGCTAGTCCATCTGCTGTAAAGGACGTAGCTAGTCAGCTCTTAGCAATGCCTGCGGTTCAGGCTGTGTCACAACACAGTAGTATTGTTGCTACTGTGACAGGGATTGTGGCGTCTTTGGATCAGGTTATGACGCTTTTAGTACTTCTATCAGTTCTACTAGCCTTGGTCATTTTGTATCATTTGACCAATATCAATATTGCTGAGAGGGTTAGGGAATTATCAACGATAAGAGTCTTGGGCTTTTATGACAAGGAGGTTACCTTATACATTTACCGGGAAACCATGCTTTTGTCTGCTGTTGGTATTTTGATCGGTCTCTGGGGTGGCAGCTATTTGCACGCCTATATCATGAAGGTGATTGCTAATGATTCTATGAGCTTTGGTAGGACAGTTGATGCTTATGTTTACCTAGTACCTGTTGGGGCTATTGTGCTTTTGTTGATTGTGCTTGGCTATATGGTTAGCTACCGGCTAAGAAAGATTGATATGCTAGAGGCTCTAAAGTCTGTTGATTAG
- the truB gene encoding tRNA pseudouridine synthase B, with product MVGVLPIAVGKATRVIEYMTEAGKTYEGEVTLGYSTTTEDASGEIVDQTVVPLSLTEAMVDEAMTQFIGQMTQIPPMYSAVKVNGRKLYDYARAGEAVERPKRQVTIDQFERTSPLTFAGGLCRFSFRVSCSKGTYIRTLAVDLGRMLGYASHMSWLVRTASSGLSLDQSYTLSEIAELLDKKDMSFLLPIEYGVSDLARVVVNDWELRELSFGRKIALSCEENLLAAFYQDSLIAILEKQEGLYKPRKVFI from the coding sequence GTGGTCGGTGTTTTGCCTATAGCAGTGGGGAAGGCAACGCGAGTTATTGAATACATGACAGAAGCAGGTAAAACCTATGAGGGAGAGGTTACTCTTGGCTATTCAACGACAACAGAGGATGCTAGTGGAGAGATTGTTGACCAAACAGTAGTGCCCTTGAGTTTGACTGAAGCGATGGTTGATGAGGCAATGACACAATTTATTGGTCAAATGACTCAGATTCCACCGATGTATTCTGCGGTTAAGGTTAATGGGCGCAAGCTTTATGATTATGCACGAGCTGGTGAAGCAGTCGAGCGCCCTAAAAGACAGGTAACGATTGACCAGTTTGAGCGGACAAGTCCCTTGACCTTTGCAGGTGGTCTTTGCCGATTTAGCTTTAGGGTGAGCTGTAGCAAGGGGACTTATATTAGGACCTTGGCGGTTGATCTAGGAAGAATGCTTGGCTATGCAAGTCATATGTCTTGGCTGGTTCGGACAGCTTCTTCGGGTTTAAGTTTGGATCAGTCCTATACCTTGTCAGAGATTGCTGAGCTGCTGGATAAAAAGGACATGAGCTTTTTATTGCCTATTGAATATGGTGTTAGTGATTTAGCCAGAGTAGTCGTTAATGACTGGGAGCTGAGAGAGCTTTCCTTTGGTAGAAAAATCGCTCTATCATGTGAGGAAAATCTGTTAGCGGCTTTTTATCAGGACAGCTTGATCGCTATTTTAGAAAAGCAAGAAGGGCTTTACAAGCCAAGAAAGGTTTTTATTTAG
- the spxA_2 gene encoding transcriptional regulator Spx, whose protein sequence is MITLFLSPSCTSCRKARAWLTKHDVDFQEHNIITSPLSREELLAILSFTENGTEDIISTRSKVFQKLDIDIDELSIMDLIDLIAKNPSLLRRPIIMDSKRMQIGFNEDEIRAFLPRDYRKQELRQATIKAEIEG, encoded by the coding sequence ATGATTACCTTATTTCTATCACCAAGCTGTACTAGCTGCCGTAAGGCCAGAGCCTGGCTCACCAAGCATGACGTTGACTTTCAAGAGCATAATATTATTACCAGCCCACTTAGTCGTGAGGAGCTGTTAGCGATCCTATCCTTTACTGAAAATGGAACAGAGGATATTATTTCAACACGATCAAAGGTTTTTCAAAAATTGGATATTGATATTGATGAGCTGTCTATCATGGATTTGATTGATTTGATCGCAAAGAACCCTAGCCTTCTTCGTAGGCCAATCATTATGGATAGTAAGCGCATGCAAATTGGCTTTAATGAAGATGAGATTAGGGCATTTTTGCCAAGGGATTATCGTAAGCAAGAGCTGCGCCAAGCAACCATAAAGGCAGAAATCGAGGGATAA
- a CDS encoding membrane protein, with translation MSLIERTIKMLLATMAAIFLASQLQLSYAISAGIIALLGVLDTRKSSLIVARKRLLSFFLAFAVAVSLFALFGFGLLSIGLYLALTIPLLYQLKIEAGLVPITVLVTHLMSEQRIDLSILFNELLLFLIGTGLALLVNGYMGSQEHRLRLYHQKIEDSLKAILYRFESFLLEGQGQNEGQMIKELELSLDEALKLVYRERHNTLFYHTNYQVHYFEMRRHQNRLLAQMALNVTQLTSQSRESLLLSHLFHETARQLSEKNSALTLIDDIEQLLEVFRQRELPQTREEFERRAILFQLLQDLERFILLKVEFYRDYKEEQA, from the coding sequence GTGAGCTTAATTGAACGAACAATAAAAATGCTATTAGCAACGATGGCTGCAATCTTTCTTGCCTCTCAGCTACAGCTGTCTTATGCCATATCAGCGGGAATTATTGCCCTGTTAGGTGTGCTAGACACTAGAAAATCTAGCTTAATTGTTGCTAGAAAGCGTCTGCTGTCTTTTTTCTTAGCCTTTGCTGTGGCGGTTAGTCTATTTGCCTTATTTGGCTTTGGTCTGCTTTCCATTGGCTTGTATCTAGCGCTAACCATTCCTTTGCTTTATCAGCTGAAAATAGAGGCAGGTCTTGTTCCTATCACTGTCTTGGTGACTCACCTGATGTCTGAGCAGCGTATTGATTTGTCAATTCTTTTTAATGAGCTGTTGCTGTTTTTGATTGGGACGGGTCTTGCCCTTCTTGTTAACGGGTATATGGGGTCTCAGGAGCATCGCCTACGCTTGTACCACCAAAAGATAGAAGATAGCTTAAAGGCTATCTTGTACCGTTTTGAATCCTTTTTGTTAGAAGGCCAAGGACAAAACGAGGGACAGATGATTAAGGAATTAGAGCTTAGCTTAGATGAGGCGCTAAAGCTGGTTTATCGCGAAAGGCACAATACCCTCTTTTATCATACCAATTATCAGGTGCATTATTTTGAGATGAGACGTCATCAAAATAGATTGTTGGCGCAAATGGCCTTAAATGTCACTCAGCTAACATCTCAAAGCAGAGAAAGTCTCCTGCTCTCCCATCTTTTTCATGAGACAGCTCGTCAGCTGAGTGAGAAGAATTCTGCTTTGACATTGATTGATGATATTGAGCAATTGCTTGAGGTCTTTAGGCAAAGAGAGCTGCCTCAGACTAGAGAGGAATTTGAAAGACGGGCGATTCTGTTTCAGCTGTTGCAGGATTTGGAGCGCTTTATTCTACTGAAGGTAGAATTTTATCGTGATTACAAGGAAGAGCAGGCATAG